The genomic DNA GAATCGACCTCCGGTCTGGTGGAGGGCGGCGCCGATATCATCCTCATCGAAACCATATTCGACACACTGAACGCCAAGGCCGCGATCTTCGCGGTGCTGAAGTATTTCGACGACAACGATACGAAACTGCCGGTGATGCTCTCCGGCACCATCACCGACGCCTCGGGTCGCACCTTGACCGGTCAGGTCACCGAGGCTTTCTGGAACTCCGTGCGGCATGCCGAACCGATCTCGATCGGGCTCAACTGCGCGCTGGGGGCCAAGGAATTACGTCAGTATATCGAGGAGTTGTCAGGCATCGCCGACTGCCACGTGTCCGCGCACCCCAACGCCGGTTTGCCCAACGAGATGGGCGAATACGAAGAAACGCCGGAGGACATGGCCGAACATTTGAGCGAGTGGGCGGAAAGCGGCTTTATCAACATAGTCGGTGGCTGCTGCGGGACCACGCCGGAGCACATCGAGGCCATCGCGGCGGCGGTGGAAAAGTATCCACCGCGCAAGCTTCCCCACATCGAACCTAAATGCCGACTGGCGGGGCTGGAGCCTTGCAACATCGGCAAAGACTCGCTGTTCGTCAACGTCGGTGAGCGCACCAACGTCACCGGCTCTAAACGCTTTCTTAAATTGATCAAGACCGAAGAGTACGAGACCGCGCTGGAGGTGGCTCTGCAACAGGTGGAAGACGGCGCGCAGGTCATCGACGTGAACATGGACGAGGGTCTGCTCGAATCCGATGAAGTGATGGTCAAATTCCTGAACCTGGTCGCCGCCGAGCCGGACATCTCGCGCGTGCCGGTGATGATCGATTCGTCCAAGTGGGAAGTCATCGAAGCCGGCCTCAAGTGCATCCAGGGCAAGGGCGTGGTGAACTCGATTTCGATGAAAGAAGGCGAGGACAAGTTCATCGAACAGGCGCGGCTGGTGCGCCGCTATGGCGCCGCGGTGATCGTGATGGCCTTCGACGAGAAAGGCCAGGCGGATACGGTGGAACGCAAGGTGACGATCTGCGCCCGCGCGTACAAGCTCCTGACCGAGAAGGTCGGTTTTCCCGCCGAGGATATAATTTTCGATCCCAACATCTTCGCCATCGCCACCGGCATCGAGGAACACAATCCTTACGGCGTGGCTTTCATCGAGGCCACACGCAAGATAAAAGAGACATTACCGCACTCGATGATCTCGGGCGGCGTGTCCAACGTGTCGTTCTCGTTTCGCGGCAACAATCCGGTGCGCGAAGCGATCCACGCCGTGTTTCTTTACCACGCCATCAAAGCCGGCATGACCATGGGCATCGTCAACGCCGGGCAACTCGCGATCTACGAAGATATCCCGAAGGAATTGCGCGGCATCTGCGAGGACGTGGTGCTCAATCGCAACGACGAAGCAACTGAAAAGCTGCTTGACATCGCGGAGAAATACAAGGAAGGCGGCGGCGAAAAACAAAAGGCCAACCTCGAATGGCGCGAATGGCCCGTGAACAAGCGCTTGGAGCACGCGCTGGTCAAGGGCATTGCGGATTATGTCGAGGGCGATACGGAAGAAGCGCGCAAGCAGGCGGAAAGACCGCTGCATGTAATCGAAGGCCCGCTGATGGACGGGATGAACGTGGTGGGCGATCTGTTCGGTGCCGGCAAGATGTTTCTGCCGCAGGTTGTGAAAAGCGCGCGCGTGATGAAAAAGGCCGTCGCCTATCTGCTGCCTTACATGGACGCGGAGAAGGACGCGAAAACTCAGCCCAAGGGCAAGATCGTGATGGCGACCGTCAAGGGCGACGTGCATGACATCGGCAAGCACATCGTCGGCGTGGTGTTGCAGTGTAACGGCTACGAGGTTATCGATCTCGGCGTGATGACCCCCTGCGACAAGATCCTGGAGACCGCCAAGAAAGAACAATGCAACATCGTCGGTCTATCGGGGCTGATCACGCCCTCGCTGGACGAGATGGTCCATGTAGCCAAAGAGATGAAGCGTCTCAAGCTGGAATTGCCGCTGCTGATCGGCGGGGCGACCACTTCGAGACTCCACACGGCGGTCAAGATCGAGCCGAATTACGAGCATTCAGTGGTGCACGTGGGGGATGCCTCGCGCGCCGTAGGCGTGGTCAGCAAGCTCATCAGCACGGCCAACAAGGACAAGTACGCGACCGGCATTCGCGAGGAATACGCCAAGATTCGCGAGCAGCGCGCGGGCCAGAAATCAAACCGAAAATTTCTTGAATTGGACAAGGCGCGCGCCAACAAGCTGCAAACCGACTGGTCGGAACGCAAGCCGGTTGAGCCTGAATTTTTAGGCGTCAAAACCTTCGATGACTATCCGCTCGATGAACTAGTGGAGTGCATCGACTGGACGCCGTTTTTCACGGCCTGGGAGATGGCCGGCCGTTATCCAAAGATTCTCGACGACGAGGTAGTAGGCAAGGAGGCGCGCAAGCTGTTCGACGATGCGCAAGACATGCTGAAAAAACTCGTCGATGACAAATGGCTGACCGCGAAAGCCGTGATCGGCTTCTTTCCGGCGAATACCGTCAACGACGACGACATCGAGCTCTACACCGACGACGAACGCGAAACGAAGCTCGCGACCTTGCATCATCTGCGTCAGCAGATGGAGAAGAGCAGTGGCAAACCCAGTTCGTGTCTGGCGGACTTCATCGCGCCGAAGGACTCGGGTGTCAAGGATTATATGGGCGCGTTTGCGGTCACCGCCGGTTACGGTATCGAGGAACACACCGAACGCTTCGAAAAGGACCATGACGATTACTCGTCCATTCTGCTTAAGGCGCTGGCCGATCGTCTGGCCGAGGCGCTGGCCGAACGCATGCACGAGCGCGTG from Gammaproteobacteria bacterium includes the following:
- the metH gene encoding methionine synthase; the encoded protein is MSDTDKHTLLRELLGKRILILDSAMGTMIQSCKLDEDDYRGERFADWKSDLKGNNDLLSLTQPDIIREIHAKNFEAGADLIETNTFNSTRVAMADYHMEDLSREINVAAAEIARSVADEYGKKDPDKPRFVAGVLGPTNRTASISPDVNDPGYRNVSFDQLVEAYYESTSGLVEGGADIILIETIFDTLNAKAAIFAVLKYFDDNDTKLPVMLSGTITDASGRTLTGQVTEAFWNSVRHAEPISIGLNCALGAKELRQYIEELSGIADCHVSAHPNAGLPNEMGEYEETPEDMAEHLSEWAESGFINIVGGCCGTTPEHIEAIAAAVEKYPPRKLPHIEPKCRLAGLEPCNIGKDSLFVNVGERTNVTGSKRFLKLIKTEEYETALEVALQQVEDGAQVIDVNMDEGLLESDEVMVKFLNLVAAEPDISRVPVMIDSSKWEVIEAGLKCIQGKGVVNSISMKEGEDKFIEQARLVRRYGAAVIVMAFDEKGQADTVERKVTICARAYKLLTEKVGFPAEDIIFDPNIFAIATGIEEHNPYGVAFIEATRKIKETLPHSMISGGVSNVSFSFRGNNPVREAIHAVFLYHAIKAGMTMGIVNAGQLAIYEDIPKELRGICEDVVLNRNDEATEKLLDIAEKYKEGGGEKQKANLEWREWPVNKRLEHALVKGIADYVEGDTEEARKQAERPLHVIEGPLMDGMNVVGDLFGAGKMFLPQVVKSARVMKKAVAYLLPYMDAEKDAKTQPKGKIVMATVKGDVHDIGKHIVGVVLQCNGYEVIDLGVMTPCDKILETAKKEQCNIVGLSGLITPSLDEMVHVAKEMKRLKLELPLLIGGATTSRLHTAVKIEPNYEHSVVHVGDASRAVGVVSKLISTANKDKYATGIREEYAKIREQRAGQKSNRKFLELDKARANKLQTDWSERKPVEPEFLGVKTFDDYPLDELVECIDWTPFFTAWEMAGRYPKILDDEVVGKEARKLFDDAQDMLKKLVDDKWLTAKAVIGFFPANTVNDDDIELYTDDERETKLATLHHLRQQMEKSSGKPSSCLADFIAPKDSGVKDYMGAFAVTAGYGIEEHTERFEKDHDDYSSILLKALADRLAEALAERMHERVRKELWGYAADEHLGNDELIKEKYQGIRPAPGYPACPEHTEKGTLWELLKPEQNIGLTLTESYAMTPTAAVSGWYFSHPEARYFGTGKIQKDQAQDYAKRKCMKLNDAERWLAPVLAYDT